The following are from one region of the Pseudohongiella spirulinae genome:
- the glnG gene encoding nitrogen regulation protein NR(I), with protein MIKHNTVWVLDDDKSIRWVLEKSLTRAGVSTQTFDNGDDLLHRLERDRPDAIISDIRMPGINGLELLSTVHERFPSLPVIIMTAHSDLDSAVSSYSRGAFEYLPKPFDIDEAVAMTQRALEHAREQDVDLPTPVLENSKEIIGEAPAMQEVFRAIGRLSQSNITVLINGESGTGKELVAHALHKHSPRRDKQFIALNVAAIPKDLIESELFGHEKGSFTGATTHRTGRFEQANGGTLFLDEIGDMPPDTQTRLLRVLSDGEFYRVGGTTPIKVDVRIIAATHQNLEKLVAQHLFREDLFHRLNVIRIHIPRLRDRREDIPRLARHFLNRAAEELEAEIKVLRPETEKYITGLNWPGNVRQLENFCRWITVMASSREVRIDDLPPELLEQQAQSSNAQDWTQLLEDWANQELNLGHKGILEQAVPDFERTMIQVALRHTLGRRRDAAELLGWGRNTLTRKIKELGIDDNDEDDSLDD; from the coding sequence ATGATTAAACACAACACAGTCTGGGTTCTGGATGACGACAAATCGATTCGCTGGGTGCTGGAGAAATCACTGACCCGCGCCGGTGTCAGCACCCAGACGTTTGATAACGGCGACGACCTGCTGCACAGGCTGGAACGTGATCGACCTGACGCTATCATCAGTGACATCCGCATGCCGGGCATCAATGGTCTAGAGCTGTTATCCACCGTACACGAACGCTTTCCCAGTCTGCCGGTCATTATCATGACGGCCCATTCCGACCTGGACAGCGCGGTTTCTTCTTACAGTCGCGGGGCATTTGAATATCTGCCCAAACCCTTTGATATCGATGAAGCGGTTGCCATGACCCAGCGTGCCCTGGAGCATGCCCGTGAGCAGGATGTTGATCTGCCAACCCCGGTGCTGGAAAACAGCAAAGAAATCATTGGCGAAGCGCCTGCCATGCAGGAAGTCTTTCGCGCCATCGGTCGCCTGTCGCAATCCAATATTACAGTGCTGATCAACGGCGAGTCGGGCACAGGTAAGGAGCTTGTCGCCCACGCTCTGCACAAGCACAGCCCGCGCCGCGACAAACAGTTTATTGCGCTTAACGTTGCCGCCATACCCAAAGACCTGATTGAATCTGAACTGTTTGGTCACGAAAAGGGCTCATTTACAGGAGCCACAACGCACCGCACCGGCCGCTTTGAGCAAGCCAACGGCGGCACCCTCTTCCTGGATGAAATAGGCGATATGCCACCGGACACGCAGACCAGATTGTTGCGGGTATTGTCTGACGGCGAGTTCTACCGGGTCGGCGGTACCACTCCAATCAAAGTGGACGTCCGCATCATTGCCGCCACACACCAGAATCTCGAAAAACTGGTTGCTCAGCACCTGTTCCGGGAAGACCTGTTTCACCGCCTGAACGTAATCCGCATCCATATCCCTCGGCTGAGAGACCGCCGCGAAGACATTCCACGTCTGGCCCGCCATTTCCTCAACCGGGCGGCGGAAGAACTGGAAGCAGAGATCAAGGTTCTGCGACCGGAGACCGAAAAATACATTACCGGCCTCAACTGGCCGGGCAACGTGCGCCAGCTGGAAAACTTCTGCCGCTGGATCACTGTCATGGCTTCCAGTCGTGAAGTCCGCATTGACGATCTGCCCCCCGAACTGCTGGAGCAGCAGGCCCAGAGCAGCAATGCGCAGGACTGGACACAATTGTTGGAAGACTGGGCCAATCAGGAGCTCAACCTGGGCCACAAAGGTATCCTGGAACAGGCTGTGCCCGACTTCGAGCGCACCATGATCCAGGTGGCACTGCGCCATACGCTGGGGCGCCGCCGTGATGCGGCAGAGCTGCTGGGCTGGGGCAGAAATACCCTGACACGCAAAATCAAAGAACTGGGCATCGACGACAACGACGAGGACGATAGCCTGGACGACTGA
- the glnA gene encoding type I glutamate--ammonia ligase gives MSDKALTLIKDHNIKWVDMRFTDTKGKEQHVTFPASAVDESFMDGVMFDGSSVAGWKGINESDMILKPDDSTAVLDPFSDEPQLNLRCDIIEPRTMQGYNRDPRSVARRAEEYLKSTGIGDKAFFGPENEFFVFDEIKWNVAMDGSFFKIGSEEAAWSSSKSIEGGNMGHRPRVKGGYFPVPPVDSLSDLRGAMCDTMESMGLKIELHHHEVANAGQCEIGARFNTLVYKADEVQILKYCVLNTAHAFGKTATFMPKPLVGDNGSGMHVHMSIWKDDKNTFAGDGYAGLSETALYYIGGIIKHAKALNAFGNASTNSYKRLVKGFEAPTLLAYSSRNRSASIRIPYVLGGNPKAIRIEVRFGDNTANPYLYFAALLMAGLDGIQNKIHPGDPASKDLYDLEPEEEAAIPRVSFSLDEALDALDQDREFLKAGGVFCDDLIDGYLELKRQDCQRLNMSTHPVEFDMYYSL, from the coding sequence ATGTCTGACAAGGCTTTAACATTAATTAAAGATCACAACATCAAATGGGTCGACATGCGCTTCACCGATACCAAGGGCAAGGAGCAACACGTAACCTTCCCGGCCTCCGCGGTCGATGAGAGCTTCATGGACGGAGTGATGTTTGATGGTTCCTCAGTTGCGGGCTGGAAAGGCATCAATGAATCAGACATGATCCTGAAGCCGGACGATTCTACTGCCGTGCTGGATCCGTTCTCTGACGAACCTCAACTGAATCTGCGCTGCGACATCATCGAGCCCCGCACAATGCAGGGCTATAATCGCGACCCGCGTTCAGTTGCCCGTCGTGCAGAAGAGTACCTGAAGTCAACCGGCATTGGTGACAAGGCATTCTTTGGACCGGAGAACGAATTCTTCGTATTCGACGAAATCAAGTGGAATGTTGCAATGGACGGCTCCTTCTTCAAGATTGGCAGCGAAGAAGCCGCCTGGTCAAGCAGCAAGAGCATTGAAGGTGGCAACATGGGTCACCGTCCACGCGTTAAGGGTGGTTACTTCCCCGTCCCTCCTGTTGACTCACTGAGCGACCTGCGTGGCGCCATGTGTGACACAATGGAATCAATGGGCTTGAAAATCGAGCTGCATCACCACGAAGTGGCAAACGCTGGTCAGTGCGAAATCGGTGCTCGCTTCAACACTCTGGTTTACAAAGCAGACGAAGTTCAGATTCTCAAGTATTGCGTACTGAACACAGCTCACGCTTTTGGCAAGACTGCCACATTTATGCCCAAGCCGCTGGTAGGCGATAACGGCTCTGGCATGCATGTTCACATGTCTATCTGGAAAGATGACAAGAACACATTCGCCGGTGACGGATATGCCGGCCTTTCAGAAACTGCCCTTTACTACATTGGCGGTATCATCAAGCATGCCAAGGCACTGAACGCCTTCGGCAACGCATCTACCAACAGCTACAAGCGTCTGGTAAAAGGTTTTGAGGCGCCCACACTGCTGGCTTACTCATCCCGCAACCGTTCAGCATCAATCCGTATTCCATACGTTCTGGGCGGCAACCCCAAGGCTATTCGTATTGAGGTACGTTTCGGTGACAACACTGCTAACCCGTACCTTTACTTCGCGGCCCTGCTGATGGCTGGCCTGGACGGCATCCAGAACAAGATCCACCCTGGCGATCCGGCCAGCAAAGACCTGTACGATCTGGAGCCGGAAGAAGAAGCAGCGATACCGCGTGTCAGCTTCTCTCTGGACGAAGCACTGGATGCACTGGATCAGGACCGCGAGTTCCTGAAAGCTGGCGGCGTATTCTGCGATGACCTTATCGACGGTTACCTTGAATTGAAGCGCCAGGATTGTCAGCGACTGAATATGTCAACTCACCCCGTTGAGTTTGATATGTACTACAGCCTGTAA
- the glnL gene encoding nitrogen regulation protein NR(II), protein MNNVLSSQTLYKRLMDNLATAVLIWDETLRLCYINLAAENLLAISGRQFDQAFVGDILLNAEQDIADIRQAVSENHSFTKRKTQLHLLHGKSLQVDYTITPLNDFDEAAVLMEVQSINYAERISRDENLISTHETTRELIRGLAHEIKNPLGGIRGAAQLLAAELPDNTDLTDYTNVIIEEADRLHKLVDRLVGSRRPMEFKAMNIHEVLERVRNLVEAEVRDRDIAIERDYDPSIPELQGDAEQLIQAVLNIVRNAVQALESPHVRHRSGLINLRTRIMRNVTIGTVYHRLVIRIDITDNGPGVPPELIDNIFFPMISGRAEGTGLGLSIAHSIINQHKGIIECKSEPGCTRFAIYLPVLPKQSFPNDIGRGQFGK, encoded by the coding sequence ATGAACAACGTGTTAAGCAGCCAAACACTATACAAGAGACTGATGGACAATCTGGCCACCGCTGTTCTGATATGGGACGAAACGCTGCGCCTGTGTTACATCAATCTGGCCGCAGAAAATCTGCTGGCCATCAGTGGTCGGCAATTTGATCAGGCCTTTGTGGGTGACATTCTGCTGAACGCAGAGCAGGACATCGCCGATATCCGTCAGGCCGTCAGTGAAAATCACAGCTTTACCAAACGCAAAACGCAGCTTCACCTGCTGCATGGCAAATCCCTGCAAGTGGACTACACCATTACACCACTGAATGATTTTGACGAGGCGGCAGTGTTGATGGAAGTTCAGAGCATTAATTACGCAGAGCGCATCAGCCGCGACGAGAATCTGATCTCTACGCACGAAACAACACGAGAGCTGATACGTGGTTTGGCACATGAAATCAAGAATCCGCTGGGCGGCATTCGGGGCGCAGCGCAACTGCTGGCCGCTGAGCTGCCCGACAATACAGATCTGACTGACTACACCAATGTCATTATTGAAGAAGCCGACCGCCTACACAAACTTGTCGACAGGCTGGTTGGCTCAAGACGCCCCATGGAATTCAAGGCGATGAATATCCATGAGGTACTGGAGCGTGTTCGTAATCTGGTTGAAGCTGAAGTTCGCGATCGCGACATTGCCATTGAGCGCGACTACGACCCGAGCATCCCGGAATTGCAGGGCGATGCTGAGCAACTGATTCAGGCTGTCTTGAATATTGTGCGCAATGCTGTGCAGGCGCTGGAAAGCCCGCATGTCAGACATCGCTCAGGCCTGATTAACTTGCGCACCCGCATCATGCGCAATGTGACAATTGGCACGGTATATCATCGCCTGGTGATTCGTATCGATATCACAGATAACGGCCCCGGCGTGCCACCGGAGCTGATTGATAACATTTTTTTTCCGATGATCAGTGGTCGTGCCGAAGGTACCGGCCTCGGTTTGTCCATTGCCCACTCCATTATCAATCAGCACAAAGGCATCATCGAGTGCAAAAGCGAGCCGGGCTGTACGCGCTTTGCCATTTATCTGCCAGTTCTACCAAAACAGTCTTTTCCCAATGACATTGGCCGGGGCCAATTTGGCAAATAG
- a CDS encoding ABC transporter permease subunit, producing the protein MTSLTGKTGIIFKRELAAYFSTPLAYVFIVIFLVMNGIATFDLGGFFIRGQADLQPFFSFHPWLYLFMIPALAMGLWADERKSGTIELLMTLPINLRDAVLGKFLAAWMLSGIALLLTFPVWITVNYLGDPDNGVILAAYIGSWLMAGGFLAIGSCMSAMTRNAVIAFILTVAICFAFVASGSAIVLNAFSGWAPDVLINAIAGLSFLTHFDAISKGVLDIRDMLFFAAVIAAWLTASAIVIEIKKAN; encoded by the coding sequence ATGACATCCTTAACTGGCAAAACCGGCATTATTTTCAAACGTGAGCTGGCCGCTTACTTCAGCACACCGCTTGCCTACGTCTTCATTGTGATATTTCTGGTGATGAACGGCATTGCCACCTTCGACCTGGGCGGCTTTTTTATCCGTGGCCAGGCCGACCTGCAGCCATTTTTCAGCTTCCACCCCTGGCTGTATCTGTTCATGATCCCGGCGCTGGCCATGGGACTGTGGGCCGATGAGCGCAAAAGCGGCACCATTGAGCTGCTGATGACACTTCCGATCAATCTGCGCGATGCAGTGCTGGGCAAGTTTCTGGCGGCCTGGATGCTCAGTGGTATCGCCCTACTGTTGACCTTCCCGGTATGGATTACCGTCAATTACCTGGGTGATCCGGATAATGGTGTGATTCTGGCCGCCTACATTGGCAGCTGGCTGATGGCCGGTGGTTTTCTGGCCATTGGTTCCTGCATGTCGGCCATGACCCGCAATGCGGTCATCGCCTTCATTCTGACCGTGGCAATCTGTTTTGCCTTTGTGGCCTCCGGCTCCGCCATCGTGCTCAACGCTTTCTCTGGCTGGGCACCGGATGTGCTGATCAACGCCATTGCCGGCCTGAGCTTCCTGACGCACTTTGATGCGATCAGCAAAGGCGTGCTGGATATCCGCGACATGCTGTTTTTTGCAGCCGTGATTGCCGCCTGGCTGACCGCCTCAGCCATCGTCATCGAAATCAAGAAAGCCAACTAG
- the typA gene encoding translational GTPase TypA: MIEKIRNIAIIAHVDHGKTTLVDKLLQQSGTLGERSGAVERVMDSNDQEKERGITILAKNTAINWNGYHINIVDTPGHADFGGEVERVMSMVDSVLLLVDAVDGPMPQTRFVTQKAFAQGLHPIVVINKVDRPGSRPDWVLNEVFDLFDKLGATDEQLDFPVVYASALNGIAGLEADELADDMTPLFETVVKHVPPPPVNVAAPFKMQVSALDYNSYVGVIGIGRITGGVAKPNQQVVIVDREGNQRKGKILQVKNHLGLERVDVQEAMAGEIVCITGIDKLNISDTLCDPDHVEAMPPLTVDQPTISMTFQVNDSPFAGREGKFVTTRNIKERLDRELIHNVALRVEQGDSPDKYRVSGRGELHLSVLIETMRREGFELAVSRPEVIMKEIDGVLSEPFETLVVDCDDEHQGSVIEELGLRRAEMQDMLPDGKGRVRLTFLIPTRGLIGFRSQFLSMTSGTGMMNHVFDHYGPAKAGDLAKRKNGVLVSMVTGKALGYSLWALQERGRLFIDPNVEVYEGMIIGLHSRDNDLVVNPIKGKQLTNVRASGTDENIVLTPPVKHSLEQAMEFIDEDELVEITPQSIRIRKKHLTESDRKRASRGGVPRG, from the coding sequence GTGATTGAGAAAATCCGTAATATCGCCATTATCGCCCACGTTGACCACGGTAAAACCACGCTGGTCGACAAACTTCTGCAGCAGTCCGGCACCCTGGGCGAGCGCTCCGGTGCGGTTGAGCGGGTCATGGACTCCAACGACCAGGAAAAAGAGCGGGGCATCACCATCCTGGCAAAAAACACTGCCATTAACTGGAACGGTTATCACATCAATATTGTCGACACACCCGGACACGCCGACTTTGGCGGGGAAGTGGAGCGCGTCATGTCCATGGTGGACAGTGTGCTGCTGCTGGTGGATGCTGTCGATGGCCCCATGCCACAGACCCGATTTGTGACACAGAAGGCGTTTGCCCAGGGCTTGCATCCGATTGTGGTCATCAATAAGGTGGATCGCCCCGGTTCACGTCCTGACTGGGTGCTGAACGAAGTTTTTGATCTGTTTGACAAGCTGGGTGCGACTGATGAGCAGCTGGACTTTCCGGTTGTTTATGCCTCGGCCCTGAACGGTATTGCCGGCCTGGAGGCCGACGAGTTGGCGGATGACATGACGCCGTTGTTTGAAACCGTAGTCAAACACGTGCCGCCGCCCCCCGTTAACGTGGCAGCACCTTTCAAAATGCAGGTTTCTGCTCTGGACTACAACAGCTACGTGGGCGTTATCGGCATTGGTCGTATCACCGGTGGTGTTGCCAAGCCCAACCAGCAGGTTGTCATTGTTGATCGCGAAGGCAATCAGCGCAAAGGCAAGATTCTGCAGGTGAAAAATCACCTGGGTCTGGAACGCGTGGACGTTCAGGAAGCGATGGCTGGTGAGATTGTCTGTATCACGGGTATCGACAAACTGAATATCTCTGACACTCTTTGCGATCCGGATCATGTCGAGGCCATGCCGCCGCTGACGGTAGATCAGCCGACTATCAGCATGACATTCCAGGTAAACGATTCGCCGTTTGCAGGTCGAGAGGGCAAGTTTGTCACCACGCGTAATATCAAAGAGCGGCTGGATCGCGAGTTGATCCACAACGTGGCGTTGCGCGTTGAGCAGGGTGATTCGCCGGACAAGTATAGAGTGTCAGGACGTGGTGAATTGCACCTGTCGGTACTGATTGAAACCATGCGCCGTGAAGGTTTCGAGCTGGCCGTATCGCGCCCGGAAGTGATCATGAAAGAGATCGACGGCGTGTTGAGCGAGCCTTTCGAGACGCTGGTCGTTGATTGCGATGATGAACACCAGGGTTCGGTGATCGAAGAGCTGGGTCTGCGCCGCGCTGAAATGCAGGATATGCTGCCAGATGGCAAAGGCCGCGTGCGGCTGACCTTCCTCATTCCGACTCGTGGTCTTATTGGTTTCCGCTCGCAGTTCCTGAGCATGACATCGGGTACCGGCATGATGAATCACGTATTCGATCATTATGGCCCCGCCAAAGCCGGTGATCTGGCCAAACGTAAAAACGGCGTGCTGGTGTCTATGGTGACTGGTAAAGCACTGGGATACTCCCTGTGGGCGCTGCAGGAGCGTGGTCGCCTGTTCATCGATCCGAACGTAGAAGTTTACGAAGGTATGATCATCGGCCTGCACAGCCGCGACAACGATCTGGTGGTTAACCCGATCAAGGGCAAGCAGCTGACCAACGTGCGTGCCTCTGGTACCGACGAAAACATCGTTCTGACGCCACCGGTCAAGCACTCGCTGGAGCAGGCCATGGAGTTCATCGATGAGGATGAGCTGGTGGAAATCACGCCGCAGAGCATCCGCATCCGCAAAAAGCATCTGACCGAAAGCGATCGCAAGCGCGCCAGCCGCGGCGGTGTGCCCAGAGGCTAA
- a CDS encoding GldG family protein, translating into MKHKAFYSPAGLAAIAVGLLIAIVLISNLPRLRIDLTQDNLYTLADATRDIVANLDRPVELTFFYSEEAASEVPQVRTYGMRVQEMLRELVIASNGNLSLEIVDPAPFSAEEDLATEFGIQPVPLAQGRESVYFGVVAADPATVTEEDRGVFDTIPLIRPDQEEFLEYEFARLITRVINPDPTIVGVITTLDIDGGFNPATNQATRPWAFMDTVRYMYDVRRLDDDTAQIDEDIDILLVVHPQELPEQTLYAIDQFVLGGGRAMVFVDPNSDTQTQIAMSGGGFRDTMASDMPDLLQAWGIDYDPTQVVTDRELALYVTLQQGQRPVAHYGMLGIQRSGFANDIVSGQLEVMNMSSVGTLQPAEGASTTFEPLIQTTNQTMLMGTGFFSEMGDPTLLIDEFVSEEQVRTLAARVSGRARSAFPDGLATEVTTEASGDNAQDSSDTTDAEAQQASPAAEHLSESLGDIAVIVVADTDVLADRMWAQSQQVLGQRVINAFASNGDFVINALDNLSGTTALVNIRSRGRYARPFTRVLALQREADERLRAEETRLLQRLSETEQQLTALNQEGATSISPEQEAEIERFLQLQLETRRELRDVQFQLNQEIDRLGTILKTINTWLIPVLLIIGVLTATLMRSRRRRALGRAA; encoded by the coding sequence ATGAAGCACAAAGCATTTTATTCGCCCGCCGGCCTGGCAGCCATTGCTGTCGGTCTATTGATTGCCATTGTCCTGATCAGCAACCTGCCGCGCCTGCGTATTGATCTGACCCAGGATAATCTTTACACCCTGGCCGATGCCACACGGGACATCGTCGCCAACCTGGATCGACCTGTCGAACTGACTTTCTTCTATTCTGAAGAAGCCGCCTCTGAAGTGCCACAGGTTCGCACCTATGGCATGCGCGTGCAGGAAATGCTGCGCGAGCTGGTGATTGCCAGCAATGGCAATCTGTCGCTGGAAATCGTCGACCCGGCACCTTTTTCTGCCGAGGAAGACCTGGCGACCGAGTTCGGCATTCAGCCCGTGCCGCTGGCGCAGGGCCGGGAATCTGTCTATTTTGGTGTCGTGGCTGCTGATCCGGCGACTGTAACAGAGGAAGATCGCGGCGTATTCGACACCATTCCGCTGATCCGCCCGGATCAGGAAGAGTTTCTCGAGTACGAGTTTGCCCGCCTGATTACCCGGGTGATCAATCCGGACCCGACTATTGTCGGTGTTATCACCACCCTGGATATCGACGGTGGCTTTAATCCCGCCACCAATCAGGCAACCCGTCCCTGGGCCTTTATGGACACTGTGCGCTATATGTATGACGTGCGCCGCCTGGATGACGACACCGCGCAGATCGACGAAGACATCGATATCCTGCTGGTCGTACACCCGCAGGAATTGCCTGAACAAACCCTGTATGCCATTGATCAGTTTGTGCTGGGCGGCGGCCGAGCTATGGTATTTGTCGATCCCAACTCGGACACCCAGACCCAGATAGCCATGAGTGGCGGTGGTTTTCGTGACACCATGGCCTCTGACATGCCTGATCTGCTTCAGGCCTGGGGCATTGATTACGACCCGACTCAGGTTGTCACCGATCGTGAATTGGCACTCTACGTGACACTACAGCAAGGCCAGCGTCCGGTGGCTCACTATGGCATGCTGGGTATCCAGCGCAGCGGATTTGCCAATGATATCGTCAGTGGCCAACTGGAAGTCATGAACATGTCATCGGTCGGCACGCTACAACCGGCCGAAGGCGCCAGCACCACCTTTGAGCCGCTGATTCAGACCACCAATCAGACCATGCTGATGGGCACCGGCTTTTTCAGTGAAATGGGCGACCCGACACTATTGATCGATGAGTTTGTGTCGGAAGAGCAGGTCCGCACCCTGGCTGCCCGCGTTTCCGGCCGGGCTCGCTCGGCCTTCCCGGACGGTTTGGCGACCGAAGTGACTACAGAGGCATCTGGTGACAATGCTCAGGACAGCAGCGATACAACTGACGCCGAGGCACAGCAAGCCAGCCCGGCCGCTGAGCACCTGAGTGAATCTCTGGGCGATATTGCGGTGATTGTGGTGGCCGATACAGACGTACTGGCTGATCGCATGTGGGCGCAATCACAACAGGTTCTGGGACAGCGCGTCATTAACGCATTCGCCAGCAACGGTGATTTTGTCATCAACGCGCTGGACAACCTGAGCGGCACCACCGCACTGGTCAACATCCGCAGCCGCGGTCGTTACGCGCGCCCCTTCACGCGTGTACTTGCTCTGCAGCGCGAAGCGGATGAGCGCCTGCGTGCCGAAGAAACACGACTGCTACAGCGACTGTCAGAAACTGAGCAGCAATTGACAGCGCTCAACCAGGAAGGTGCCACCAGCATTTCACCGGAGCAGGAAGCGGAAATTGAGCGTTTCCTGCAACTGCAACTGGAAACCCGCCGTGAGCTGCGCGATGTGCAATTCCAGTTGAATCAGGAAATCGACCGACTGGGCACCATCCTCAAAACCATCAATACCTGGTTGATTCCGGTGCTGTTGATTATTGGCGTACTGACCGCCACCCTGATGCGTTCACGACGTCGACGCGCGCTCGGCCGGGCTGCTTAA
- the dtd gene encoding D-aminoacyl-tRNA deacylase, giving the protein MIALIQRVTHASLKIDDAEYSAIGQGLVVLLGIEKADTLAIGQKLLGKALRYRVFADGEGRMNRSVADVNGQVMLVSQFTLAGSTDKGLRPSFSSAMPPADAEALYDQLVTWLKAEHPATATGQFGADMKVLLENDGPVTFILR; this is encoded by the coding sequence ATGATTGCCTTGATTCAACGTGTTACTCACGCCAGCCTCAAGATTGATGATGCTGAATATAGTGCCATCGGTCAGGGCTTGGTGGTGTTGCTGGGCATAGAGAAAGCGGACACGTTAGCCATTGGCCAGAAGCTGCTTGGCAAGGCGCTTCGCTACCGGGTATTTGCTGATGGTGAGGGTCGCATGAACCGCAGCGTAGCCGACGTCAATGGGCAGGTCATGCTGGTCTCGCAGTTCACCCTCGCGGGCTCGACCGATAAAGGGCTGCGTCCTTCTTTCTCTTCCGCGATGCCGCCGGCTGATGCGGAGGCTCTCTACGATCAACTTGTCACCTGGCTTAAGGCTGAACATCCTGCTACCGCAACCGGCCAGTTTGGGGCGGACATGAAGGTGTTGCTGGAGAATGACGGGCCTGTGACGTTTATTCTGCGCTGA
- the thiI gene encoding tRNA uracil 4-sulfurtransferase ThiI, translated as MLYVIRFFPEITIKSKPVRHRLIRALRRNLRVILKRLDSEVSVIGDWDILEVETPPNDGMLERQVLEVLRNTPGISVIRPVEKMPLPDLDGMAAEVLVHYREALAGRTFAVRCKRQGQHEYSSGDIERHIGAVLMQNTGASGVDLVNPQITVRVEVRHHTLYVVKEQVPGIGGFPIGSQEPVLSLISGGFDSAVASYLCMRRGLQTHFIFFNLGGREHEIAVKEVALYLWMKFGSSHRVKFISVPFEPVVNEIMERVDSGHMGVVLKRMMMRAADSIARSMRVRTLVTGEAIAQVASQTLPNLSIIDQATDLLILRPLIVTDKQQIIDIARQIGTEEFSANVPEYCGVISVRPTTHARRVRIEHEEREMDAQVLQAAIDDAEVQMIDRVVEVLNQRDVEPPEWQKLPEGALVIDIRHPDEQERLPLSLPERQVLNIPFFRLGTQFSELDQQQQYALYCDRGMMSRLHASHLKDAGYDNVGVFRP; from the coding sequence ATGCTATACGTCATACGCTTTTTTCCGGAGATCACCATCAAAAGCAAACCGGTCAGGCATCGTCTGATCCGGGCTTTGCGACGCAATCTCAGGGTGATTCTGAAGCGGCTGGACAGCGAAGTCAGTGTGATTGGCGACTGGGATATTCTGGAAGTGGAAACACCGCCAAACGATGGAATGCTTGAGCGCCAGGTGCTGGAGGTACTGCGCAATACCCCGGGAATTTCCGTAATCAGGCCGGTGGAGAAAATGCCGCTGCCTGATCTGGATGGTATGGCTGCCGAGGTTCTGGTGCACTATCGAGAGGCGCTGGCCGGGCGCACTTTTGCGGTCCGCTGCAAGCGTCAGGGGCAGCATGAATACAGTTCAGGCGATATTGAGCGCCATATTGGTGCAGTACTCATGCAAAACACCGGGGCCAGTGGCGTGGATCTGGTGAATCCGCAGATTACGGTGCGTGTTGAGGTACGTCACCACACGCTGTATGTGGTTAAGGAGCAGGTGCCTGGTATCGGCGGGTTTCCCATCGGTTCACAGGAACCGGTTCTGTCACTGATTTCTGGTGGTTTTGATTCGGCAGTTGCCAGTTATTTGTGCATGCGCCGGGGGCTGCAAACGCATTTTATCTTTTTTAATCTGGGTGGGCGCGAACATGAGATTGCAGTTAAAGAGGTGGCGCTGTATCTGTGGATGAAATTTGGCTCCTCACACCGCGTGAAGTTTATCAGCGTGCCATTTGAGCCGGTTGTGAATGAGATCATGGAACGGGTGGACAGTGGTCATATGGGAGTTGTGCTGAAGCGCATGATGATGCGTGCGGCGGACAGTATCGCCCGCAGTATGCGCGTTCGCACGCTGGTGACCGGCGAAGCCATAGCCCAGGTGGCCAGTCAGACGCTGCCTAATCTCAGTATTATTGATCAGGCGACGGATCTGCTGATTCTGAGGCCGCTGATCGTGACGGACAAGCAGCAGATTATCGATATAGCCCGGCAGATTGGTACGGAAGAGTTTTCCGCCAATGTGCCGGAATACTGCGGGGTCATCTCGGTTCGCCCAACCACGCATGCGCGCCGTGTGCGCATCGAGCACGAGGAGCGGGAGATGGATGCGCAGGTGTTGCAGGCAGCTATTGATGATGCTGAAGTGCAGATGATTGACCGGGTGGTAGAGGTGCTCAACCAGCGCGATGTGGAGCCACCTGAGTGGCAGAAATTGCCTGAAGGAGCACTGGTAATTGATATCCGTCACCCTGATGAGCAGGAGCGGCTGCCATTGAGTTTGCCTGAACGGCAGGTGTTGAATATTCCGTTTTTTCGCCTTGGTACTCAGTTCTCGGAATTGGATCAACAGCAACAATATGCCCTGTATTGTGATCGGGGCATGATGAGCCGATTACATGCCTCTCATCTGAAAGATGCCGGATATGACAATGTCGGCGTTTTTCGACCATGA